The following coding sequences are from one Kwoniella bestiolae CBS 10118 chromosome 2, complete sequence window:
- a CDS encoding prefoldin, alpha subunit — protein MAEQQVNITDLDPAQLQEVKKQLDQELDHLTNSYSQLKQAQTKFKSCVENVNSLKPTSKGKEILIPLTSSLYVPGKLTDTENVVVDVGTGYYVKKTKSEASQHYTSKSTFVQSNLETLQKTIERKQENVQSVVQVLQMKMQQQQQAGKA, from the exons ATGGCAGAACAACAAGTCAACATAACAGACCTAGACCCCGCCCAGCTCCAAGAAGTCAAGAAGCAGCTGGACCAG GAACTAGACCACTTGACAAACTCATACTCCCAGCTCAAACAAGCCCAAACAAAGTTCAAATCCTGCGTCGAGAATGTCAACTCGCTCAAACCGACCTCAAAGGGGAAAGAAATCTTGATACCATTGACGAGCTCGTTATACGTTCCAGGAAAGTTGACAGATACGGAGAATGTGGTAGTGGATGTTGGAACGGGTTACTatgtcaagaag ACAAAATCCGAAGCATCTCAACATTACACCTCCAAGTCCACCTTCGTTCAATCCAACCTCGAGACCTTACAAAAGACGATAGAGCGAAAGCAGGAGAACGTGCAGAGTGTGGTGCAGGTCttgcagatgaagatgcagcagcagcagcaggcTGGTAAGGCATAG
- a CDS encoding NAD+ synthetase, with translation MHLVTVATQLDQWSLDFEGNCKRILKSIAIAKSRGATLRVGPELEIPGYGCLDHFLEGDTILHSWEVLATILQSEEAQGIVCDIGMPIEHKNNNYNCRVIIHSGKIVMIRPKMWMANDGNYRELRHFTPWHKHRQVEQHSLPRIIRNVTGQDLVPFGDAVVSTEDTVIGVELCEELFTPASPHILMGLDGVEIFTNSSASHHELRKLNRRIDLIKEATMKLGGIYLYANQQGCDGDRLYYDGAALIAMNGQILARGSQFSLSDVEVITATVDLGAVRAHRTTSSRRMQSAQAEAYQRVYVDTRLDGGQGIRVGDEETKGSMEVIYHTPEEEIALGPACWLWDYLRRSRCQGYFIPLSGGIDSCATTVIIHSMCRLVADAASKGDEQVIADARRIAGEPEDSSYLPIDPKEFAGRIFHTCYMGTEHSSPETRKRAKDLSEAVGGYHVDLNMDTAVSAVKGIFSLVTGKKPQFAVHGGSSAENLALQNIQARLRMVLAYMFAQLLPWARGKVGGLLVLGSANVDESLRGYYTKYDCSSADVNPIGGISKTDLKKFIAWAEVNFDLPILRSFLDAIPTAELIPIGSDNVAQSDEVEMGMTYDELSVYGRLRKVEKCGPYSMFGKLVQEWGSFLSPVEIATKVKHFFFNYAINRHKMTTLTPSVHMESYSPDDNRFDLRPFLLPTRFNHQFRRIDELADKLPNRATQPGNDKAKVD, from the exons ATGCATCTCGTCACAGTAGCAAC TCAACTGGATCAGTGGTCTCTCGACTTCGAG GGCAACTGCAAGCGGATTCTCAAATCGATAGCTATTGCTAAATCTCGAGGAGCGACTTTGCGAGTTGGACCGGAGTTGGAGATTCCTGGATATGGATGTTTGGATCATTTCCTTGAAG GCGATACGATTCTTCATTCCTGGGAAGTGTTAGCTACGATCTTGCAGAGTGAAGAAGCTCAAGGGATAGTATGTGATATCGGAAT GCCGATCGAACACAAGAACAATAACTACAATTGCAGGGTCATCATCCACAGCGGCAAGATCGTAATGATCAGACCTAAGATGTGGATGGCGAACGATGGTAACTAC CGTGAACTTCGTCATTTCACTCCTTGGCATAAACATCGACAGGTCGAGCAACACTCTTTACCTAGAATAATCAGGAATGTGACCGGTCAA GACCTAGTACCATTCGGAGATGCTGTGGTTTCGACCGAAGATACTGTTATTGGTGTTGAGCTCTGTGAAGAACTGTTTACTCCTGCCTC CCCCCATATCCTCATGGGTCTTGATGGTGTCGAGATCTTCACGAACTCGTCCGCCAGTCATCATGAATTACGAAAACTCAACAGAAGAATTGACTTGATCAAAGAAGCCACtatgaag CTTGGTGGTATCTACCTCTACGCCAACCAACAAGGATGCGATGGAGATCGATTGTACTACGACGGAGCAGCATTGATAGCTATGAATGGGCAAATCTTAGCCAGAGGATCCCAGTTCTCCCTCTCCGATGTTGAAGTCATCACTGCCACTGTGGATCTCGGCGCGGTCAGAGCTCATCGAACAACATCCAGTAGGAGGATGCAATCTGCCCAAGCCGAGGCTTATCAACGAGTATATGTGGATACTAGATTGGATGGTGGTCAGGGTATAAGAGTCGGTGACGAGGAGACTAAGGGGTCGATGGAAGTTATCTATCATACAcccgaagaagagatcgc ACTCGGTCCAGCTTGTTGGTTATGGGATTATCTTCGACGATCAAGGTGTCAAGGATACTTCATCCCCTTATCGGGAGGTATTGATTCTTGCGCTACGACCGTTATTATTCATTCAATGTGTCGATTAGTCGCCGATGCAGCAAGTAAAGGAG ACGAACAAGTCATCGCCGATGCACGACGAATCGCCGGAGAACCTGAAGATTCCTCTTACCTCCCTATCGATCCAAAGGAATTTGCCGGAAGGATCTTCCATACTTGTTATATGGGTACTGAGCATTCCAGCCCTGAGACTAGGAAGAGGGCCAAAGATCTATCTGAAGCTGTCGGAGG GTACCATGTCGACCTGAATATGGATACTGCTGTATCTGCCGTCAAGGGGATTTTCAGCCTTGTCACAGGGAAGAAACCTCAATTCGCTGTTCATGGTGGATCTTCGGCTGAAAATTTGGCTTTGCAGAATATCCAG GCTCGATTGAGAATGGTACTAGCATATATGTTCGCTCAACTCCTACCTTGGGCGAGGGGAAAAGTCGGTGGGCTGCTGGTATTGGGAAGTGCGAATGTCGATGAAAGTTTACGGGGGTATTACACTAAATACGA TTGTTCGAGTGCGGATGTCAACCCTATCGGGGGGATCAGTAAGACCGATCTCAAGAAGTTCATCGCTTGGGCAGAGGTGAACTTTGATCTACCAATtttgagaag CTTCCTCGATGCCATCCCCACTGCCGAGCTCATCCCGATCGGATCGGATAACGTCGCACAATCAGACGAAGTAGAGATGGGAATGACCTACGACGAATTATCAGTGTACGGTAGACtgaggaaggtcgagaaATGCGGTCCGTACAGTATGTTCGGGAAATTGGTACAGGAGTGGGGGAGCTTCCTGTCTCCcgttgag ATCGCTACGAAAGTGAAacatttcttcttcaactATGCTATTAACAGACACAAGAT GACAACACTCACACCTTCTGTTCATATG GAATCATACTCGCCAGACGATAATC GATTCGACCTCAGACCTTTCTTGTTGCCGACTCGGTTCAACCATCAATTCAGGCGGATCGACGAGTTGGCCGACAAATTGCCTAACAGAGCTACTCAGCCTGGTAATGATAAAGCCaaagttgattga